A window of the Lolium perenne isolate Kyuss_39 chromosome 7, Kyuss_2.0, whole genome shotgun sequence genome harbors these coding sequences:
- the LOC127318721 gene encoding sulfate transporter 1.2 — MVHHITDEAAANEPSITTQTPSYDPSQGPLVYKVGYPPQKNLATEFTDTLRETFFHENPLRQYKGQSGWTRFTMGLQFLFPVVGWGRNYNFIKFRSDLIAGLTIASLCIPQDIGYSKLANLDPQYGLYSSFVPPLIYAAMGSSRDIAIGPVAVVSLLIGSLLQNEVDHVKNKEEYIRLAFTATFFAGITQAALGFLRLGFLIEFLSHAAIVGFMGGAAITIALQQLKYVLGIVNFTRKTDIVSVMKSVWSSVHHGWNWQTIVIGTSFLAFLLFAKYIGKKNRKFFWVPAIAPIISVILSTFFVYITRADKQGVQIVKFIEKGINPSSAHKIFFTGPFVLKGFKIGVVCGIVGLTEAVAIGRTFAAIKGYQIDGNKEMVALGTMNIVGSMTSCYVTTGSFSRSAVNFMAGCKTPVSNVVMSVVVLLTLLVITPLFKYTPNAILGSIIISAVISLVDYEAAILIWKVDKLDFIACMGAFFGVIFVSVEIGLLIAVAISFAKILLQVTRPRTALLGNLPGTTIYRNTSQYPEAKLVPGVVIVRVDSAIYFSNSNYVRERIIRWLTDEEDRAKAVGLPKINFLIVEMSPVIDIDTSGIHSLEDLYKNLQKREIQLILSNPGSVVIEKLQASKLTEHIGSSNIFLAVSDAVRFCTTKSMQEP, encoded by the exons ATGGTTCATCATATAACCGACGAGGCAGCAGCAAATGAACCTAGCATCACCACACAGACACCCTCCTATGACCCATCTCAAGGACCGCTGGTGTACAAGGTGGGCTATCCCCCTCAAAAGAACCTGGCCACAGAGTTCACAGACACATTGAGGGAGACTTTCTTCCATGAAAACCCGCTGCGTCAGTACAAGGGTCAATCTGGATGGACAAGATTCACGATGGGGTTGCAGTTCTTGTTCCCAGTTGTTGGATGGGGCAGGAATTACAACTTCATCAAGTTCAGGAGTGATCTAATTGCCGGATTGACTATTGCCAGTCTCTGCATTCCTCAG GACATTGGTTATTCGAAGCTTGCTAATTTGGATCCACAGTATGGGCTAT ACTCCAGCTTCGTTCCCCCATTGATATATGCTGCAATGGGTAGCTCAAGGGATATAGCGATTGGTCCAGTTGCTGTGGTTTCTCTTTTAATAGGCTCACTTCTACAAAATGAGGTTGACCATGTTAAAAACAAGGAGGAATACATACGCCTTGCTTTCACGGCAACCTTCTTTGCTGGTATCACTCAAGCAGCCCTAGGATTTCTAAG GTTAGGGTTCCTCATCGAGTTCTTGTCACATGCTGCAATTGTCGGGTTCATGGGGGGAGCAGCCATAACTATTGCCCTGCAGCAGCTGAAATACGTGTTGGGTATCGTGAATTTTACAAGGAAAACCGACATAGTTTCGGTTATGAAATCTGTCTGGAGTTCAGTCCATCATGGG TGGAACTGGCAAACAATTGTGATTGGCACATCTTTCCTGGCTTTCCTTCTGTTTGCCAAGTACATC GGAAAGAAGAACAGGAAGTTTTTCTGGGTGCCAGCTATTGCTCCTATAATTTCAGTTATTCTGTCAACCTTTTTTGTATACATAACCCGTGCTGACAAGCAAGGTGTTCAGATA GTGAAGTTCATCGAAAAGGGCATCAACCCATCATCTGCACACAAGATTTTTTTCACTGGTCCATTCGTTTTAAAAGGTTTCAAGATCGGTGTTGTTTGCGGCATAGTTGGTTTGACA GAAGCTGTGGCAATTGGAAGGACGTTTGCCGCAATTAAGGGCTACCAGATAGATGGGAACAAGGAGATGGTCGCACTTGGAACTATGAACATAGTAGGCTCAATGACATCTTGCTATGTCACAACAG GGTCTTTCTCACGTTCTGCGGTTAACTTCATGGCTGGTTGCAAAACTCCTGTATCCAATGTGGTTATGTCAGTAGTTGTGCTTCTCACCTTGTTGGTCATCACACCGCTATTCAAATATACGCCAAATGCAATCCTAGGGTCGATCATTATCTCTGCTGTAATCAGCCTTGTGGACTATGAAGCAGCGATTCTTATCTGGAAAGTTGACAAGTTGGACTTCATTGCTTGCATGGGAGCATTTTTCGGTGTTATTTTCGTATCGGTTGAGATTGGTCTCTTGATTGCT GTAGCAATCTCATTTGCTAAAATACTTCTTCAAGTAACAAGGCCAAGGACAGCTCTGCTTGGAAACCTTCCGGGAACCACAATATACAGGAACACCAGTCAGTATCCAGAAGCAAAGCTTGTTCCCGGGGTGGTGATAGTGAGAGTTGATTCTGCTATTTATTTTTCCAACTCCAATTACGTCCGAGAAAG AATCATTAGGTGGTTGACAGATGAAGAAGACAGAGCCAAGGCAGTGGGACTTCCTAAAATAAATTTCTTGATTGTTGAAATGTCAC CCGTTATCGATATCGATACAAGTGGCATTCATTCTCTTGAAGATCTATACAAGAATCTTCAGAAGAGAGAGATCCAG CTCATTCTGTCAAATCCTGGTTCTGTTGTCATCGAAAAACTGCAAGCATCCAAACTCACCGAGCACATAGGAAGCAGCAATATTTTCCTTGCAGTTTCTGACGCTGTGCGGTTCTGCACAACAAAGTCGATGCAAGAACCATGA